A genomic stretch from Suncus etruscus isolate mSunEtr1 chromosome 17, mSunEtr1.pri.cur, whole genome shotgun sequence includes:
- the LOC126033703 gene encoding neuropeptide Y receptor type 4-2-like, with translation MNISHNLTFMRSGFLQGQNSSNSQGISYNIYEHCQDSVDFIIFIAIFYSIETIVGVLGNLCLVCVIIRQKEKANVTNLLIANLAFADFLMCLICQPLTVTYTIMDYWIFGEALCKMSSFIQCMSVTVSILSLVIVALERHQLIINPTGWKPSISQAYLGIVVIWLIAFLLSLPFLTYNVLEGVFHMNHSKDLKFLEDKLVCIESWPQDHHRIIYSTFLLLFQYCVPLAFILVCYVRIYQRLRKQRKVFHKGTCSSRSWQMKRINMTLMAMMAAFAVLWLPLHVFNSLVDWYYEAIPPCHENLIFLVCHLLAMASTCVNPLIYGFLNTNFKKEVKALVLTCQKRSPTEESEHLPLSTVHTEVSKGSTRLSVRSNPI, from the coding sequence ATGAACATCTCTCATAACCTGACCTTCATGCGCTCAGGATTCCTGCAGGGTCAAAACAGTAGCAACTCACAGGGCATCTCATATAACATCTACGAACACTGTCAGGATTCTGTAGACTTCATAATTTTCATTGCTATTTTTTATAGCATTGAGACCATTGTGGGGGTTCTGGGTAATCTCTGCCTGGTATGTGTGATCATAAGGCAAAAGGAAAAGGCCAATGTGACCAACCTTCTCATTGCCAACTTGGCCTTCGCAGACTTCCTCATGTGTCTCATATGTCAGCCACTCACTGTCACCTATACCATCATGGACTACTGGATCTTTGGTGAGGCTCTTTGTAAGATGTCATCTTTTATACAGTGCATGTCAGTGACAGTGTCTATACTCTCACTTGTCATTGTGGCTCTGGAGAGGCATCAGCTCATCATTAACCCAACAGGTTGGAAGCCCAGTATCTCCCAGGCATACCTGGGTATTGTGGTCATCTGGCTCATTGCCTTCCTCCTATCCTTGCCATTCCTGACCTATAATGTTTTAGAGGGTGTCTTTCACATGAATCATTCCAAGGATCTGAAGTTTCTGGAAGATAAGTTGGTCTGTATTGAGTCTTGGCCACAGGACCACCACCGTATTATCTACAGCACCTTCCTGCTTCTCTTTCAGTATTGTGTTCCTCTGGCCTTCATTCTGGTCTGCTATGTGCGCATCTACCAGAGACTGCGGAAGCAGAGGAAAGTATTTCATAAGGGCACCTGTAGCTCACGGTCTTGGCAGATGAAGCGAATTAACATGACCCTTATGGCGATGATGGCTGCCTTTGCTGTTCTCTGGCTTCCCCTGCATGTGTTCAATAGCCTAGTAGACTGGTATTATGAGGCTATTCCCCCCTGCCATGAAAACCTTATCTTCCTGGTATGTCACCTGCTTGCCATGGCCTCCACTTGTGTCAACCCTTTAATCTATGGCTTTCTCAACACCAACTTCAAGAAGGAAGTCAAAGCTCTTGTGCTGACTTGCCAGAAGAGAAGCCCTACGGAGGAGTCAGAACATCTTCCCCTGTCCACAGTGCACACAGAGGTCTCCAAGGGATCCACGAGGCTCAGTGTCAGATCCAATCCCATTTAA